The Chionomys nivalis chromosome 1, mChiNiv1.1, whole genome shotgun sequence sequence ACCACCACaaggtgcacaggcatacatacaggcaaaacaccagagagagacagaagggaaaagggatTTCAAAGTCAAGGACAACTTCCTTTGAGAAATTGGAAGTTCTGGGTGAGCTAGGTAGGGTGGCAACATTCACCTAGAGCCTTCTGGATACAAGAAATAcatctgtcttaaaaacaaaatgtccaggggctggagagagggcccggcagttaagagcattgcctgctcttccaaaggtcctgagttcaattcccagcatctgtaataaggtctggtacCCTTtgctgacctgcaggcatacacacagatagaatattgtatgcataataaataaataaataaataaataaataaataaataaataaataaatatttaaatatttaaacaacaacaacaaaatgtccaggggctggagagagggctcggcagttaagagcacttttgaCTGTTCTTCCACAGAACCCACGTTCAACTCCAAGCATACACaccagtctgtaactccaagatgtgacaccctcatacagatatacatgcaggcaaaacaccaatatgcacataaaattcaaaaaattaaattaaaaaacaccaAAATACCTCCACCCCCAGCAAACAATTAGCAGGTTGCGCTAATTCAACAGCCTTTGCCTGCTTCGGTTCAGGGAGTGGCTAGTTTCCGGTGTATCCCTTCAGGATTCACACGTCTCATGGAAAAGTCCAAAGGTTGGGAAATAAATTTCTTCGTGGGTCTTtcctaataaaaatgttattttgtttgcattgtgaagaaacaaacaacaacaacaacaaaaccccaccttATTTAGCTCTAACGTTAACATCCAAAACATTGCATGAGTTACCTTAAGGGGAGGCTATGTCGTATAATACTGAGTAAGGCACAGTCCCTACCTTCTGCCAAggaaaattaaatcatttaaactaatattttcctttttttttcagacagggcctcactatgcagcccagtctAGCCTGGTACTCATTTCTCTTTCCACTTGAGGCTCCTGAGAGAggagatcacaggtgtgtgccactaccccTGTGCTAGGCGCTTTTCTCTTCCTAAGTTTGAGATGTGGTCTTTCTGtgtgcccaggctgacttcagcttcccaagtagctgggatgacaggtgccATGCCACTACCCACGTCTAgcaattaagatttttttttaagtggagtTGGGAGGTTCCAAGAGGCCTGCACTCAGGCCTGCTGAAGGTTAAACCACAGAATGTTCCGATAGGCTTGGGTAAACAACTGAAGTCAGTATCTGTTGGCCTTCGACATTTCTCAGCAGGAGTACCCTCAATAATTAACAAGGAGGTTACAGTCTAGGATGTCTGCCCAAGCAATGGCTGCCTCCCAAAGCGACTCTGGAAATCCCCAGTAAAAGGCAAAACCAAAGGAGcccctccctgcctttgcctcctgcaaAGTTTTAGGGTGCTCCAGTTCAGTCTGTCCAAACAGCTCCTAGATAAATGCTCCCCGACTTTAGTTTGTGGGgttctgtgtttgtctgttttggtttggtttctgagatgatctcagtatgtagccttggctggccaggacctcaaattcaaagatccattcttaaatttttttttttaattagtgctgtgcttcataatttaaatataaattggtCATGGTGCCCCATGCTGGTAAACCCAGGATTGGCAAGGTTGAGGCAGGCAGATTATCTTAAATTCGAGGCTAAGATTATATAACAAAATACAGTCtcaacaataaatgaaaaatgtacaTCTTGGAGAAGCAGAATGTGTTTGCAGCTACAAGCATGTATGGGAAAAGGAAATTGATAAACATGGGGGAGAAAGACGCAAATTCAATTCTGCTGGGAAttccagaaataaagaaatatgagaaGAATTTCCACAGGCCCAAGGAATGAAGAAGCCCTTCAGCAAGGAAGGGTGTTGGAGGACAGGCATGTGTAAGGCTGAGAAGGCTGTCTCCTGAAAGACTGGGAAAGTGGACGGACTCCTGGAATGCCTGCCCGGAAGTCTGCCTTGAACCAGGAGGCAAGGTGAATTCACTCAGGTTTGTTTGGGGAACCCAGTGAGTAGTCGCAAAAGGATGGATGGGACCGAAAGGTAAGTTTGGAAACGGATGGAGTTGTCTAGAGCAGAGACCAGTGGACGCCCACTGGGAAGCGGGAGTTGGTGAAGAGAGTGAACATGTAAATGACTAAGAAGGAATGACAGTATGTAGCCACCCCGTGTGGTGCTGGGATCAGACCCAGGGCTTGGCCTGGCTAGAAAAACAGTCACAGAGCTATGCCAAGCCTTTGCTTTATGCTTGCTTCATTTTGTAGTTCATTGCTCACACTGCAGCGCAGGCTAGCTCTCCTGCCTTACCACCCAAGCTGCAGTGAGTGTCACTGTGCCTGGATCACCATGCCTGGAATCAgcctccttgtttttattttgtttgaatttcttctcaagatagttttgtttttaaataacaaacaaaacccaaggctGTCCTACAGAACAGCCCTTCAAAGGAGGCATGTAAAGTACAAAAGTGACCCTAAATGCGACAGACACCACACATTTCTCCCAGACGACAGGCCTTCCTGCTCTGCAATCACGTGGGGCACTTAACTCGTCAGCCAAAGTAAACTGGCTCTCCCCAAACTTGGCATCTAGACTGAAGTATGATTGCTTGgttgaatttgtttgttttcgagacaagaCTCTCTCACTCTTTAGCCGGGTCTAGcctggactcactatgtagctcaggctggtctccaacttaaAGTGATCCCCTACCCCTGCTGCTCAACTGCCAGAACTCCATGCACGAACCATCATAcccagcttttgtttgtttaaaagatgAGGTCTTCATATGTAACCCAGCCAGCCCAACACTAGTGGCCTTTTCAGGCTGTAATCTTCCTCCTCCCtgttttctcccctttctctcactTGCGTTTTTCTTAGTTGCCCCGCTTTGTTTTTAGACGGATTCTAGTTATAGCTGTATATACAAAGCCAGACTTGAACTTCCGATCCTTTTGCCTCCGACACTCAAATACTAAGTACAGGAATgcctgactttttttgttttattgtttttgcttcGAGGCTCtgttagcctaggctggcctcaagctcactgtgAGCCCAGGCTCGCCTCAGACTCACAGTAATCCATCCTCCTGCTTGGCCTTCacaggctggaattacaggagtgaGCCACATGCCTAGCATCAAAAATGATTTTGCAAGTAGCCTTTATTCTCATTCCTGTTTGCAgaaccagaaactggaagctCCAGAGGGAAACGGCTTATCTGAGGTTACCCCAGCTGAATCAGCAACACAGCAGAAGATCCTAAGACAGACCATCCTTAAAACACTGCCAAGGCTTCTCTAGCCTTGACCTATGACCTGCTGTCCCTATTCCTTACAAAGTTACGGTCAGTCGCTGAGGGTGAGTTCCCCTCCCGAGGTCTGTATTGTGaggctgcaatcccagcacaagggTGGGTAGGACAGTAGGATTATTCTCAGCTGCAccgtgagctccaggccagtcccAGCTCCATAAGACCTTGTcccaaggggaaaaaagaaacaaggggCACAGAAAAGTTActgatctttttatttcttttgaagcagaccattcttttctttctagaaacaAAAGTTCATGCAAAACAATCTCAACAGGCTGCTCCCACCACAGAGTCTAgggagctctaggttcagtgggagacaagggggaagggaggaaggcaagcagagagaaaggcaagtggaggggtgggggagaaaagatAAAACGGAGGAGGGAGGCAAGGGGGCGGGAAGGCAGGAAAAGGAACACCTGGGCATTttggctcacacctctaatccccaAATTTaggaatttggggaggaaagatcattgagtttcagaccagcctggactatatcaTGTTCCAGACCACCTGAGCTCCAttaggagatcctgtctcaagatacaaaataaaataaaaataataaatcccaaagagagaactggagagattgctcagcagttgagagcccAAGCTGCCCTTAGTTCAGTTGGCCACACCCACATCAGGGGCGCCCACAGTTCTAGGGATTCCAAGGCCTTCTGTGTCTTTCAGGACAATGAAAGGAGAGGCAGCTGTGACTCAacagcttgcctagcatgcgcaTGACCCTGGcttcaacccccagcacccatccccaaagagaaagaataaagtttTCATTAGTTGTGCAGTTTAATTTTCTCTACTAGTCAAATGAAAACTGGACAAGGGGCTGGATGTGCAGCTCAGGTGGTGGAGCCCTCACACGGCACTGCAGGGAACAGTAGATTCAACCCAGCACCATACggaagcatggtggcacgtgTGTGTCCATCTTAGCTGAATGAGTCCAAAGCACCATTTCAACTGCCATcagttggttggttgattgaagTCCTGGTCTGGCTGGCCACAGCTCAGGCTATGTAGCCTGAGGTAGCCTTGAATGTGATTGCCCCAGCCTCAgattcctgagttctgggacaccACACCAGCCTATAAAAGATTAatgagccggacggtggtggcgacgcctttaatcccagcacttgggaggcagaggcaggcggatctctgtgagttcgagaccagcctggtctacagagctagttccaggacaggctccaaagccacagagaaaccctgtctcaaaaaaccaaaaaaaaaaaaaaaaaaaaaaagattaatgaaATTTATGAAAGTATAGTATTTTtatactgctttttaaaaatctgacatGCACTTTATAGCCTCAGTTGTCACTAGCCAGACTGTGACTGTTCGATGGCCACATGAGTCAGCACTGTACTGACAATACACGTACAGAGGAAGGGTTTGGGGGTGGAAGGTCTGGGGGCAGACCCAGGACTCCAaacatcctggaactcactaaatagACCagtcagcctcaaactcacagagatttcccctgcctctgcttcccaagtgctgggattaaaggcaccaacTCCTGGCCCAGATGGGTTATGTCTCATAGACCTCCTTCAGTTTAGGATGactcttttaaaatacaattctttccttttaaaaatatttaatttcatttttactaattttatttatttatttatttatttggtcagAGCCTCACCACGTAGtcctagttggcctggaactggataagaaagccaggctggcctcagattcacagagatatACCTGTCTATCactataactgtgtgtgtgtgtgtgtgtgtgtgtgtgtgtggtgcacaagAGTACAGCTTCTGCTGGGGCTAGAAGAGGACGTCAGATCCCTTGGGGCTAGAGTTGCAGGAAACAAGCTGCCTGAtccgggtgctgggaatcaagttggggtcctccggaagagcagtgcGTGCTTTAGTGGATGGCCACCTCTCCAGGTCCCAGTTCTTTCTTTGTGACCACTTGAGCCCTGCCTCGCCGAGAGAATCTGCAGACTGTAAAGACTTCGTTTAGAACCGACATTTTTGTCACCTGTTGACCTTTGGCTAAGATCAGGTGTAGAGATGACCTTCTCCATTGTAACCTCGTTCCCATTTATTCTAactgtttcttttgctttactGGGAAGGAAATGGATTGTGCAGTTTTAAGGTGTTACTAGGgcactggagagacagttcagtagtTAAGGTATTACTCTTGTAACGAGTCATTCATTCTCTGTCTTGCCtgccagctctcaaataatgacacagagacttattatttaaGAAAGCTCggcctaggggctggagagatggctcagaggttaagagcattgcttgctcttccaaaggtcctgagttcaattcccagcaaccacatggtggctcacaaccatctgtaaggaggtctggtgccctcttctggcctgcaggcatacacacagacagaatattgtatacataataaataaataaataaataaaagaaagctcggcctatagtttaggcttattcgtaactagctcttataacttaaactaacccatttatattagtcTACGGTCTTCacgtggcattacctctcttccatcttgcaacTTCTATTTCCTTTCCATGTTTCCTGATTTCTCCCGagcacctagattcctcctctttctttctctccccagaagtcctgcctatacttcctgccgggaccattcagttttttattacaaCAACCACAACAATACACCTCCATACACTGTACACCTATACCATAGCATAGTCTCCCAGagagagttcagttcccagcacccacagcaggcaaCTCATAGCTGTCTATAACTCGCAAGGAACCTGACACCTCTGCCCTCAggcatacccacacatacacataattagaaataataaaaataatcctttaaaaaaatctaatttttaaaaagtgttactAGTTGCTTTGATTTACTTCCGTAAAACTAAGCACGCATTTTTGGGGGGGGATACAGCTTATCCAGGAGTCCCTGAGCATGCTCAAGAGAAAACACTAAAGTGTCTCAAAATGATACAGGGATTCTAAATTTATTaaaggctttttttgttttgttttgggctcTTATTTGTCGGAAGAGGGAAGAACTAAGATTTCCTTCTTGGCACTGTTATTTCTTCTGGGGTGGGAAAGAATGTCTGCCCTCTTGGTGCCTTGTTATTGTTCTGTCTTGACAAACTCCATCCGGAGAAGAGCAGATTTTCTCTGGCGGAGAGCCACATGTGGTGGAAAAACCCTTTACCCCAGGCCCCCTCCTAATCCATTGGACAATCTTTGGACAACTGACCAGGGTCATCAACCCCCATGGTGACCTTCGGAGGGAAATACAAGACTGCTGAATTCTAGAAGAAAAGGAGGGGTTGGTGAGAGAGCTGCCGTTTCCCGACTGTCCTCTGCCCTGCGGACACTGCTAAGGTGCCCTACCCTTTCTGTTCACACTCTTCCCCATGGCCTAAGGTCAGCCTCGGCACCTGACAAACCCTGAGAGGAGGAAAAGATTCTCTCAGACCCAACTTGGAACGTTCCTAGagtttaattatgtgtatgcgtgtgtgtgtgcacatgtgtgttcatatacccacagaggccagaagagggcatccagccctccacccccacccccgccccagctGCAGTTTGTGGGCAGCCAGATGTGGGTGCAGGAACTGAACTTCTCTCCCCAGGAGCGGcaggtgctcttaattgctgagccatctctgcagccccgtTTTCTGAGGATTTTAGTGTTTCTCACTCAGGTTGGCCCTGGGGGACAAAGGTTGCCCAGCGAAATATTTTCACCCGTACATTCTTTCTATCTGAACAAGGCTAATTTAAGTCCCTGAAAACTAGAATTACTTATTTGAAGCATAAAAAGGAGAGTtgatcctttcttttctctttctggaggACTTagacactccccccccccccccccgtccggAGTGCCCTGTTGCTTTAAGCTTAAGCTTTTGTTTGGGAGGAGACTGGGAGGGCGGCAGAGGGCGGCCGCCTACCTGGAGAAACCTGCAGTTAGGTGTGGCAGGAGCCGGAGAGGCTGGAGTCGCGGGATGGGCAGGAGGCGGGCAGAAAGTTGGAGTAACAGGAAGTGAAGCTGTGGCTGCGCTAAGTGGAAACAGACTAGGCGAGACTGTGAGGCCCAAGTGCTCCGAGACATGGTGAGTGGCGTGGGGACTAGGAAAAGAGAGATTTAGGGGGCTGCTAGAGGGGGATCGGGTCTGGGGGTTGCTTGTGTTGAGATAGGTAAGTTGGCGATAGTCAGAGGGCTGGCCCTCTAGGGCCAGCGCCGCCTCTGTCTCCTTACTTTGACAACTCGTCCACAAATAGCTCTGCACTCCGGGCCAGGGATTCCTGACACTTCTTCACCGCCTTCCTCCCGTGACCTCGGTGCTGGATCGGATCAGGGTTTCGGTGGGGGCTGGGGGATCCGAATTCCAAGCCAAGCTACTGCGCCgcaccctccccctcctccgcctcctccagCTGGGCCTGAGCCCGGTGTTGTGACATTACCGGGCCACAAGCGCCCCTGCTCTTTGGGGCTCAGATTCCAACCCAGCGGGCTGGAGTTCTCCCTCCTAGCCTCGCACTGTATATCTGCAGACATCTGTAGATCCGCCTGGCCACCAAAAGTAGTCCCTTCTCTAAAAACATTAGCAACAGCGCCTGAGTTCGTAAAGCAGCCAGGCGTCGGTTCTCCCTGACAATCTAGCTTCAGCCCACACCCCGTGACTGGTACCTGAGGCCCCCTGGGTCACCAAGGGAGGAGTCCATGCCTTTCCCCTCCTAGTTCAAAAGCCTTATCTAGAAGCCTTCTGCAAAGAGAGACCGCAGCGGGGAGAACTTTTAATATCTATATAAGCAGGCGGTGGTGTGTGGCCTACACCAGGCGCTAAATTCTGGGGAAAGCAGAAGTGTGCGGTCCAACGCTCATGACACTTTCTGGGGGCCACAGCCACTGAACCGCGGTTATACCGCCCAGCAGGCCGGAACCAGAACAACTCACCAACAGCTGTCTCCAGAGGCACTTGGGGGTGGTTGGGCCAGGCAAGGGTGCTCTGCTGGCCAGCTCTCACACTTAGAGAGAACCCACTAGGATTGGGAAGAGGGTAGCTGTGGAGACCAGTGAAGAGTAGCTGTGCACCCCTGAGAACAGAAAGGCCGGCTGTGTCATCTCCTTGACTCTCTTTGTGGCGAGTGGAAATAgggataggtgtgtgtgtgtgtgtattgttccTTGTCAGGGACCCTGAAAATCCCAAGTAGAAGGCAGATGATAGTCCAGAATCAAATCTCATCTTCAGGGACTTAAAAACGCACAAATGTGGCAGCCAAGGTGGCTGGCAGGTAAAGGGGCTCTCAGTGTGAGCCTGCCAGCCTGAGTTCAACATCCCCCCCACTTCTACCCATCCGACTGTAGAAGACAATCCACTCAGGAaagtttcctctgacctccacatgagtgcTGCGGCGTGCATGTATATCCCCCACTCtgcatccacacatacacatacttacatatgtgtgtgtgcatctatattGCACTTATACAGGACTCGGTTGGTAGcatgtttgcctggcatgcatgaagctctgagtttgatccccagcacctcataaacgAGGGCTGgctgtgcacagctgtaatcACTCTCAGCACAGggtaggtagagacaggagggccAGCTGTTCAAGGACATCCTACTTAGGAAGTGAGGCCTTCCTAggctgagaccctatctcaaataaataagtaagtaaataaataaataaagctggggaggtgactcagtgggtgaagtgcttgccacataaggATGGAGatctgagttggatccccagatgcgcattaaaaaagaaaaaaaaagccaggtgtggtggccacaAGCACTAGGTGTGATGGCTCACACACAGCGTTAGGGTGGGCTTGATGGCCAGGCTAATCTGAGAGCCCCAGGCCAGCTCTCCAGAAGTCAGCCtgaggggggtggggagaaaaggcAAGGTAGCAGGAGCACCTGACTACAGGAAGCTAATCTCTGGCCTTTCATGGTGGGATACACACCTGTGTGTGCCCACCCCCGCACGTGGATATAACTACTATAAACAAAGAACGTTCTCTTGGTAACAGTTAAAGTATTGGAAATGGCTAAAATCTGCTTCAGTTCTTCcaacctcctctggcctcctggaTCCTCTGCTGTTTGGCCTAATTAACCCCTGTTTTGACATCCAGGAGGACGCCAGTGGGGGAAATGACCGCGTTAGGAACCTGCAGAGTGAGGTGGAGGGAGTAAAGAATATCATGACCCAGAATGTGGAAAGAATCTTGGCCCGAGGGGAAAACTTGGACCATCTCCGAAACAAGACAGAGGACTTGGAAGCCACGGTGAGATGGGGAGCAAACCGGGACTGGAGGGAGAGATCTCATGGTGTGGGTGGAGAGGCACAATGAGCAGACGGGATGGCAGACTGCCGTGTCCATCTGCCTCTTGCCTATTCAGAGGACTGTTGGTTCCCCTCTGTGGTTGGTACAGAGTCCAGTGAGTGGGTCTGTTTGGTCTTGGGGGGTCCAACCACAGAGCCACttcagagatagctcagtcaccTGCTGCATTCTTAGGCTTCTTTGGGGCTGAAGCTGATTCTTCTTTTGAAGCCCTTGACAATCATTTGGAGTTGACATTCCCAGGGCAAGTGGCCCTTGGCTTTTAGCTGGTAGTAGGAAAGTAGGGTTTTGCCGAGTCTGCTTTAAAACAGGACTGGGAAGAGCAGTGAAAGTCTTTGATCCCAGGATCCCTCCACCTGCCAAAGGCCAAAATAATCTCTCTACacgggctggagggatggctcagtggttaagagcattgcctgttcttccaaaggtcctgagttcaattcccagcaaccacatggtggctcacagccatctgtaatgggtctggtgccctcttctggccagctggcataaacacacacagaatattgtatacataataaataaatattaaaaaaaataataataatctctcTACACATCTTGCTTAGACCTCTCCTCTTTGCAGTCATGGGCTTAGGCCAGCTTCTCAGGGAAGTTAAGTCTGCCATCAGCCAAGGCTCAGTTTCCACATGCTGTGGAGAACTCTGGCTTTCTGGGTCCCATGTGTAATCTTGGAATCTAGTGCTTTCTGTGAGATAAGATGGAGACTTAGTGTCTGGAAGTTAACTTGGGGTATCAGGAAGCATTTTCTTACTTTCCCAACCCTCTGGAGAAGACAAAGTGTCATGGAGTCGGTAGATGTGCCCATCTGGAGCACACTCCTGTACCCTCAGCCTGTGGGTCTGCTCTCCAAAGGCCAGACTGCTCTGCCAATCAAACAAACCTAGACTATGAGCAGCTGTAAAAGACCCCTTGGTGTGCAGGCCAGTGCGGGGAGGGGCAAGAAAAAAAGGGAGGCTGGAGATAGGACTCAGGCGGTAGAGTTCTTGACTAAAATTCATGATATCCAGGGTTTAGTCCCTGGCACCATATAAACAGCAtcgtggtacatgcctataatcccaactctCGGGAGGCAGCatcaagaggatcagaagttcaaagccaggctgtcAAGATGGCacaatgggtaaaggcacttgctgccaagtctaagGACTTGATTTCCGCACCTGGGGTGTGCATGTTTGGTTGACAGACAAGACTTGATTCCTACAGAGTAAGCTCTGACCTCCACTctgtatgcacaccacacatacaaacatagatAAGtcaatatcatttttaaaagttcaagttcatcctttgCTACATAGCAATGGAGGCCAATCTTCGCTATATGAGACCTtgactagaaagaaagaaaaaaaaaaggaagggaaggaaggaaggaaaaggaagggaagtccTGGCCCCTGCCATGCTCAGAGGTAAGCCCCATGAGCTCATGAATTCTAACTCTGAACTTGGCCTACAGATTGTTGTGGAAAGAGATTTATCAAGTAGGAGGGTAACACACGAAGTTCCAATCCAGTcagggatatatagtgagactctggctcaaaagttaaaagcaaacaaacaaacaaagaacccaGAGAGCTAGCCAAGGGGTAAAGACTCCTGTCACCATGCCCGATggcatgagttcaatccccgggacaCAGCGTGGAAAAAGACAGCTCCTGCAGGTTGCCCTCTGTGGTGATATGGCAGCACACAGGGGCACAAACAaatgttatcaaaatatttttaaaaacctttccattcccatagccaggtggggtgccatacacctttaatcgcagtactcagaagacagaggcaggcagatctctgtgagttcaaggccagcctggtctacagagccagttccaggacagccagggctgttacagagagaaaccctgtttcaaaaaagcaaaacaaaaacaaacgaagcAAAAGGAACTGAAAAACCTTTCCATTCCCACTGTAACAggaaaaatttgtttgtttgtttgtccagCTCTTTGTCCCAGGTTGTTACTCCAGTTTATAATGTAAACATCTACACTCTGGCTTGTGGGCCTCCGTTTGTCCTCTGGTCCTGAGGGAAGGAGCACTGGGTCACTGCTTTGTCTTGTCCCTAACAGTCTGAACACTTCAAGACAACATCGCAGAAGGTGGCCCGGAAGTTCTGGTGGAAGAATGTGAAGATGATAGTCCTCATCTGTGTGATTGTTCTTGTCATCATTGTCCTCATTGCGCTCTTTGCCACTGGCACCATCCCCACTTAAGAGCCCCTTTCATCCCACCCTAGTCTTCAGGGGTAACCCTCCCTAATGTGTGCCAAGAGGggccctctcctgccctcctccacaGAAATGCTGCTTAGTCCCTGTGAGGGCCTTCCGCTACATCATATGCTCCAGAAACACCTCGATCCCCTGGGAGGAGAGAGCTGGAGTGTGGCTGCATCTCATGGGTCCCGAGAGTGGGGTAGAAGGGCCTGCTTGTGGTTGGGAGACTCCTGGTGACTGGTGGGCAATAAAGACCTTTCAGTGTCCCAGCGTGTGTGAGgcactttcctcctctctcttttgccctttgcccttctgtttctctcttcctgagGATCCTCTCCGGATCGGTTTCTCCCAATCTAGGATCAAGATGGTGCAAAGACAGAGAGCACAGCTTTATAGAAgaaagatggcatctcagaggcTTCGCACACCTGGATTACAGCTGTGAGTTACCATACCAAGCTAGAACCAATAATTttgtctgacacacacacagagacacacacacactctctagtgtctgtgtatgtgtatacata is a genomic window containing:
- the Vamp8 gene encoding vesicle-associated membrane protein 8 yields the protein MEDASGGNDRVRNLQSEVEGVKNIMTQNVERILARGENLDHLRNKTEDLEATSEHFKTTSQKVARKFWWKNVKMIVLICVIVLVIIVLIALFATGTIPT